Within the Hevea brasiliensis isolate MT/VB/25A 57/8 chromosome 2, ASM3005281v1, whole genome shotgun sequence genome, the region GTGCACACCGAAAGATGCAAGTGGATCTAGGGACCAATATGAAAACTCAAGGTGCACCAAGACATACCAAAGAAGATATCAAGCCCTCATACATGGGGTTTCTAGGCTAAATAAGCTTGCAGTAGGAGCTAGTGTATTTTAAAAGGATTGTAATCTTTTCTCCTAACTCTATTATTTAGTTATAGGACATAAATAGGTTATAATCTTTTCTCCTCCCTCCTTTTCTTTGGATATTTGTTTTATTACTCTCTAACTCATACATGTAAATTGACTTAATAATAATCTAGAGAAAttagataaaattaaaataagtaatGCATATTAGAGTTGTGGGATGCGTGCTTAggggcttttttttttcttgattatCTTCATTATGTATAAAGAAAAGTAGAGCATGTAATAAACTTAGAAATATGTTAAATAGGGTAACAAGGTAATTATGGTATTAACTCTAAATAGTGTTATTTAAGGGCTACAAAGTGCGCATAAAAATGGTTATTGCATGCTTGAATGAATAATGTGTGTGTGTAAGACTTGCATATTGTATGATCAAATGACAAGACAGGCTTTAAGAAACACAAGTGGAGGCTGGCTCTTGTTATAAGGTAAGTGCAGGTGAAAAGGGTATTGTTACACTcattttatataggtattttatGGTAGTTTTGCATCTATTTTGCTCTTATAATTGAGTACTTTTTAtgattttagctttattttagctaaattgttaattttagttattttatatttgatttttagaattttgatgattttaatAGGTTTTGTAGTGAATTGAAGGTCAATAATGCATTAGGACATGATTGAGGAGGTTTGAAAGCTTGAAGAATGGTAAAAGATAAAGAAATCAAGTTTTGAAATCCAAACTTGCTAAAATTTGTATGAGAAATTGCTTAAGATCTTGCTTAGGGTATGGCACAGTGCTTAAGATGTGGTTTAGGTTAAGCTAGAAGTCAAGTGTAATTAAAAATTCATTGCAATATAAAAACCTGACAAAATTTGCTGAAGAATATACTTACCCTATACCGATAGGCAGTGCAGTGCCTGGAACCTTGCTTAAGATGTTTCTTAGGGTTAAGCAACTCTATCAGCAGACACcttagaaatttgaaaatttatgcTGACCTGAAAAATTTCTACACCTCATCTCCTATTCATTTATTTGTCCTTATCCATTTGTAGACgtattttagggcaacttttgggaccatataaaagtatctttttctaatttttcctctaagaagaagaagaagaagaagaagaagaagaagaagaagaagaagaagaagaagaaaagaggaagaaGGAATaatgaaggaaaaagaaaaaaagaaagaataagAAGGGGAAGGGAGGACTCCATTTCTGCTAGAGAGTTGCTGCCAAGTGACATTCAGCTGCAATTTTTCAGACTTTTGGAATCTCTTTCACATGGGTTTTCTATTCTTagtctatttttattatttttttttatatagttttatcattttctcttgTAAATTTTATGATGTTAGAATGGTTtttctaagatttcagagttgggccgtaatgttttgaatttatatatggATTTGTATTGGGTTTTATCCATatttatatgaatatgagtttggattcttttccttgtgtgctttatgacttacctAATGATGGATCCCATTGAGTCTAGTttataatctttgattgaaggatcgAAAGATGAAAATCATTGATGGATAATCAAGGATTTAAACTTAAAAATACCTAGATTTAGAAAAAAACTAGGGATTCAAGAGGATTCTTtaattgattacaaaacttaatgggaatCAAATATCGTACAAAAGTAGGTTTGGTTCTCTTAAAATACTCTTTCATTTTCTTGAAAAAGATATTAAAGGATTTCAAAATCAAtaaccttcaaactctatttctcTTAATATTGGAACCAAAACAAATCACAATAGATTTAATTCATTAACTCCAACTCTAGAATCATTTTTACTATCAATTAGTCTTTGTTCTTGCTTAcctattattaatttagttaatttttgcttagattaagactttatttacatgcctattgcttttttttttattttctatttagagTTAATTTAGTTCTCCTATAAATTGCCATTAGTCTGAATAATCAAAACAACCATAGTCTAGTACTTTAACAGAATTTCTCATGGAAACAATATTTTACTTATCACTTCATTACTTGATATAGCCTGTATACTTCCAGAAATAACATCGGGTGTCTCGCACATTCCCTCTTTTGTACCCATCATCTTGAAGCTAGGATATTGGGCTCAAGGAAAGAGAAAGGTAGTGGACCTTTGTAATGGGTAGAGTCATTGCCCACGTcccttttgtctttttttttttctttcaaagtTATCATTTAAGTGGTGACTCCAATCAATCGTTTGCCTTTTAAGCATTAATATCCAAGCTCCATAGTAGTGTTATGGGAATATGGAGCTAAACTAATGCAAGAAGAAAAACCTATCAAGAAATTGGAGCTACTATTCTAGTATGGTTGGGAGAAAAGTGgtttgattaacaagaaattcttATATAGATTTGGTTTGTTGATTCAAAATACAATATTTATGATAAAATTCATAAGAATAAATAAGATcctcatatttaaaatttaaattcatgatGAATAGATTTAGATGAATTTTTCTTAATTAAGAGATGGACTAGTGATCACttcatattaattttaatttttttaataagtcAAGCTAGTTGAATCGAAGGCTCTCATATTATTTTCTCTAAACTTATAAACCTTAAAAATCCCATCTTACATTTCTTTCTTTACTGTTTCCATTGTAGAATTctcattttcttccttttcttcacattttttattatttctttctttcttttttctttatttttttatattaaaacttGAAATGCCCAAGTTCTTTCAATGAAAAAAAGGAGTTTCATACATACACTTAATATTTAACTCTTTTTCTTTcccttaaatttttaatattgtaaatattatattttaatagaaTATTTAGCATATAACCAATATTTGAGGcatgtgaaaaataatttataacacaattattttatttatacatataaatgttaaatattaaatataaatatatactaaaatactaattttaatgtTAGTGTagctaattttaaaaataataatttttattaatttggaaGTTGTCATACTTTTAATtagattatatttttataaaaattatatgttataattaatttgactattcacttataatattaattaattattaacttAAATGTGCGTAATTCCATCATTGTAGAATGAACTTGGCAAATCTTTGAAATTGTACCAATAAGCAGTAATTAAGCGATAAGAACTGTATTAAAAATTCAATCCCTTAATTAACACATTCATAACATCTCATCTGGAAGGGCAATTAAAAACTATAATTTCCTTAGAGGATGTCACTTCCTAGAGATTGCTGAGCTTTAACACGGGCAACCTTCCGATGATAGTTATTATGACCTCTAAGTGCCTGCCCTGTCAAAAACCTTTTTGAGCACAAATTACACCTATATTTCTTTTCTCTATTGACTAGTGGTGCTACTAAACTTGAGCCCTTTCCATCCTTATCTCCAACACCACCTTCTTTAGTCCCTAATTTATCAAATGGCACCTTCTCCATCTTTTTATTCCTATTGTGGGTTGCGATATGGGCCCCAAGTGCTTGGAAGTTATTAAACACCTCCTTGAAAGCATAAAAATCCTTCAGATAAACCAATTCTGATAGGTTTTTgaactttttcttcttcttcatgggTGTTTGCATCACTCCCATATTAATGCATCTCTTTTTATTACTATTTGTAATATTAAGTGTAGAGGCAGAATTAGAGTTGCATACATTTTTTTCCTTTCCCCTTATGGTCTATTGTAAAATCTTTGCTTTGGTAGTTCCATCATCAAAGAGGCTATGAATTTTTTTAGGAATCTCTGGATTAGCATGAGACAAAAAAAGGAGGAGAAGAACTTTTATCCTTGAGTGCTGGACGCTGAGAGTGTGGTATAGAATCTGCAGTGGAATTGATAATCTTGTCACTATTATAATAAGTTTTGGTGGAAACCAAAGAGTTATCCATGCAATCTTTGTTCACCACCATGAGCTTCTTGTCGCTAGAATTGTCTTTTGTGAAGGATGGATGAGTTTTGGCTCtgggtgtgtgtatatatatagatatatttacacacacacacacacacacacacatgcttAGGTAGTAAGTAAGATTATATAAAGTGTCATTCTTGTAACACCATCACTTTAGTTAGTCCATGCATTGGACTGTTCCGGTGATTAATGTCGGTCTAGACAGTTGAAACACCTGGAAcgataattagactagagtgaggagtcataaataattcaaacaaGTGTAAgacaaattaaggaaaaattttagaaatgaaataccagaaagttaaatgagccggttccctagcgatgggtgacccaatgggaagttgttgtaaaaacagctagtagccctacaTCCGAGGGAAACCCagtaaaataatttctgggactccagtgaagagtcattgaggttttgatggcattagaatgccaagaaaaggcttagaaaaatttttaaatcaatacaaacaattttagttcgttaagcaaaacgaagggcattttggtcatttcaccctgaaagatgattttttactaacttgtccaattaagtaaataaattatatggtataaaatatgaataaaaaagttataaaaattaaattaaaaatgagtagaaaagaaaagaaattgaaataaaattttcacttatgacataagccatgatgtcataaagcttaaattaaaatttataataaattaaactgCCAACCAATGGAAGTTTGATAAGCATCTTAAAAGGATAACAAACTAAAGAAGATGAAAAATTTTCTACTCATcttcttgaaggaacggaagcatgaaaaacacaagtttataccattgaattcaaaaattttcacctaggttcacatgcatcatgcaagatttatttttatctatttgatttcaatgataaacaacatattaaaactcttttaacatgtttttagatctgtatttgacatttaaggttttaaaattaatcagattaattttagaaccctagattaaatcaagaacgattacactaacctcttgatgcactccagcgtgtctgcgcctttgagattcgtcttcaggacaccagatgttgtccctctagcttgtccacaccaagaacacctatggcagcccttgaacagcttctaaagccttttctattaattagaaattcaagttctgccttttaagagattagagatgtaaacaggacactagaaacaatttctagtgttcttaattcaagagattgatggctaatctctttgaattgatgagagatgaagaagaatagagggagggctgcaaaatggcgtgaccaaggagtgtggctgctggttgtgttttattttctcataacaacacttaaatagctaggttaacacattaaacccttgccacatgtcaccctttgattagctctaggtttaagtgacccaatcacattgtgccaagtgtcaaacctatatgtaatcttgattttaatcatcttacatgattaaaaaacatttggcaagcttatgtgttatgccatgtatcaccatctcatggtgccacgtgtcacactgcaaaatgaccaaaatgcccctgtgtcttaattttgagttctcaacccaaaataattatttttcttcttctaattaatttatatcaaatacaaattaattaattaatctctattaattaatttctcattaattaaattcatatttaaacactttaaatataaatttaacttatattatacatccaataatctagatttggtttcaagtcatgctagggaatttgcaaactaattgcaaaccaaacctatttaattaatcaattaaactctttaattaattaattaaatcatatttaattaggtgataacttgtgtatgtgtgtgccttactaggctcatcactaattggcaatgagacatgatatcaactcttaatatcatcagaactctttcttaccataaatgatttctctaaatcattttatgaacctcatagaccatggttaacacctagcatagcatgccatggccacccaattagtaataaggtttaccttaaatgaacctataatcatatgttaccatgcactagaatctctctgttacaaaatcccaacttaagctggagtcatggtttatgtcaaattccatttgctatgaatattatgttctctttaattccagttcttgattaaaaagatttttctcatcagaaactcttttctgaataaatctatctgtcctggctaggaacttgaaacatcaagaacaattaaatgaacataggattttatctctcacatttagaggaacagattccatcttgatcaacacctacctccatatataactagtaggagccaacacatgcccatatacccatacacagtacaagtatgaaagcagtatcaaactcaaactacctatatacaagataactatgctatctcaggtctaaagattatatgcactgatatgatttatgacaaaacattgacaagagtaaactccatgtgcttgtcataagtgtcactggttcggcctacttatcatttataagtgcctatcatgtttgttatatggcatgagactcatcattccatcttatttatatctcatataaataacttgggaacaaacatgaatacaatctttctggataagtcatgtccttattatgaagtatcctcgattgtgaacctatttatgatacttcgtgctagaaatattatcactcatattcttaacaacttaagaataatatttctaacaaaatatcaatggaccttttctattacacataaatatattatgtaaacggaaaagtggaaatgccttttattaataaaatatgtacaagatacatactaaatgatatgctttagggcatactactaacaatctcccactagcactagagccattcattacaatattttagacctatcttctcaagatgtcggtctaactgagtctgtgacataggcttagtgaatggatcagctagattttcagctgatgctattttctgcatggttacatcgcctcgcccaactatttctctgataatgtggtagcgcctttctatgtgtttggatttctggtgagaccttagctccttagcctgtatgactactccattattgtcatagtgtagtggaactgctgacttaatggaaggaactactataagttctatcacgaacttctttatccaaacagcttcctttgcagcatctgatgcagcaatatactcagcctctgtagtggaatctgcagtcatgctctgtttgaaactcttccaactgactgcacctccattacaaatgaacacatatgtaGAGGTAGacattctatcatcgatatctgattgaaaatcaaaatcagtataaccatccaattgcaagtctccacctccataaatcaagaataaatccttagttcttctcaagtacttaagaatattcttgacagctattcagtgttccaaacctagattggattgatacctgctagtcaaactaacagcatatgcgatatccggcctagtacacaatattgcatacattaaacttccaatagccaaagcatatggaatcctggccatcttatctctttcttcaggtgtctttggagacatctctttagaaagatggataccatgtctcactggtaataatcctctcttagaatcaagcatgttaaacctctttaacaccttttccaagtatagactttgggataaaccaattattcttttcgctctatctctatagatgcgaatcccaagaatataggttgcctcccctaagtctttcatggagaatatatttgacaactattagaaaaccatacctttatagttgtcaacatacctgtgtcattacccatcaacagtatgtcatccacatataagacaagaaagtgatagcactgtcactaaccttcttatatacacatggctcatcctcatttttgataaaaccaaaggatttaatggcttcatcaaaacggatgctccaactcctcgaagcttgtttcaacccataaatggatcgctttagcttgtataccttggaaccatcttgggattcaaatcccctaggttgttccatgaaaatgttttcttcaatgtatccattgagaaaagctgttttgacatccatatgccaaatctcataatcatagtatgcagctattgctaataaaatcctaattgatttaagcatggcaacaaagtagaaagtctcctcatagtcgattccttgcctttggcgaaaccctttcgctactagccttgccttataggtctctacctttccatcagaaccaattttcttcttgaaaacccatttgttccctataggtataataccttcaggtgggtcaacaagatcccaaacttgattcttatacatggaatcaatctcggatttcatagcatcaatccattttgaagagtctatatctgatatagcttcttcataggtaagtggatcatctccatgatctacttcttcatgagtagacaactcttgttcttcttcatgaagaaaaccatatctcaccggtgggtgagatagcacagttgttctacgaggaaccgctgtagatgtttcatcaatgggtattggttgactagatggatctatatccatctcgattcattggttggtcgaattctccaattctaactctatttgccttcctttgaccCCTTCTTGAACAAagtgttgtttaagaaatgtggcatctattCTTATAATAACCTTTTGTTTAGTaggcatataaaaataatatccaaaaataTCTTTTGGATatacaacaaatcgaccttttacgatctagtctccaatttatcggtttGACTTtttatataagtggacaaccccaaatcttaacatgcttaagacttggttttcttccatgccatatctcataaggtgtggaagaaactgattttgatggaatcctattcagaatatacaaagctgattctaatgcaaatccccaaaagaagattggcatatcagtatagctcatcatactacgtaccatatccaatagggtccgatttctcctttcagatacaccattcaccgtatggcgttctggaggagtcaccgagaaacaatgccatgctctctcaagtattcatcaaattcgatctcaatattcacctccacgatctgatcgaagaactttaatattctttcctgtttgattttctacttcagatttaaattctttgaacttttcaaaagattcatgtttgtatttcatcaaatacaaatacccaaaccttgatttatcatcaataaaggtaataaaataatgaaaaccccctctagccatttctttaaatggaccacatacatcactatgtattagctccaaaatattttcagctcttagctcttgtccaacaaagggtgatctagtcattttaccgtgAGGGcatgattcacaagttggagtaggctcagagcccaatgaggatagaatccccattttctccaattttgcaatcctatcttctgcaacatgacataaccttaagtgccaaatatattttgaacttgagttggttttcaccatggcattgcattcttttagatcacttgcattcaatttgtgtttgtcattattatccaaataataaagaccatcattcatataacccgaaccaacatatttatttccaaaataaatattgcaaacatcatcagtggactgaaattcatagccatttctagtcaaactagatatagaaatgatgttcttaaaagcatcaggtacatataaaatattatccaaacacaaaacatgtccaaacatgtaaaaagatttagatcctatggctaaagcttcaacagttgagccattgccaatccggactctaatatcttgagaacgcaagctgctactgtttgctagttcctgcatatcattagaaatgtgagaactggcaccagtatctaaaacccatgcTGTAGATAAACtacgagtatcatcagaatctaaataacaagatatagacataccttccgatggtgtatccttcttgtccttcagagaagcaagatactctgggcagttccttttcaagTGCCCAtctttttggcagtggaaacactttcctttgcctccatcagctttagtcttccttttctgtttagctattttcttggaaggaccaggaatctgaggtttctttttcttattgcccttattcttgttggactttcctgcagaagaagatgcaaccaaagctacctctttccctttattgcctggtatattcttttgggcaataaccagcatgttgagtaaaacagctaaggtgcattcctgtttagtcatatggaaatttgtcacaaaattcccaaaagactcaggaagggactaaaggatcaaatccgtttgtcgttggaaatccatgttgaagtcaagatgttccaactgctcaatcagccgaatcatcttgtggacatgatccccaacattctgtccctcagacattctcatacggaatagctgtctagatatctcgtacctagcattcctgctgtgctcaccatacaactcttgtaggtgaaggaggatctcactcgcactctgcatgttctcatgttgcttctataactcattactcatggaagtaagcatataacacttagctctcatatcatgctccttccacttgtccaaagtatcatgttcctcttgtgtggcctctggaggtaagggatcaggaacatttgaatctagaacatatcctatatgttcaaggttcaggacaagcttcaaatttcttagccaattagatagatttggtcctgtcaacctattatggtcaagtatgcttgcaaggatattggatggtggtggttgttttgtgctcatttttatcagaaaattaactgcagaaaataaccagattaattagtaaatgtatcatgtaattaaccaaaatgattatggtcttttaatcaaattggtcatcccactaacttagcgaatcctacacttccaaagtaggaaacggaaatcctagttggatggatttctagtgggtgattgaattcttataattctattgatcatcctcaggtacatccattattaaaattacaataaactataagtgagcaactccttgcccatcacatctcatgtgaggttcaatcctttacctagcccctaatgctcaaaatctcaggtacatccattattgacttatcttgcattagttaagttgatcccattgagcagaattatgtaaataattttaatgtcctcaggtacatccaatattggccaccaaaccatttacatatttacaacatctcatgcttaacaattattcttaagaaaatctcttaaattaattgcatctcatgcaactatttaaaatttcttaaaataattgctccaatggagggcctatgttataattactttaattatagcatatccaacttgatcatttgtttggaagattttatggtgattctaattactattaaggtctcactttgcacattatccatttagcatgcatatatcatataattgcatacattcccatacatctcatgcattcatggataagcagtaaatatggtatgatcatggactttctaagggattcaattctgagccaccaagaattgaatcagggcattcctaggtgtatttcattcattcattttacaagagttgctgaaggagtacataatcaacacttgatattgaattcctcccactggtcccaccaatgctcttaacctccttgaacttcttgcaatccaatattacatagtaatccttggcataccaaggcgaatttacaagaacttaaataaatgaaattacaacccaaaaattattacaaacttaataatacatgcccaaaataaattaaaataaattaattaatttacaatcccaaagaaacataaaagaaataaatccaatcacattggtcttttatagtccatgatcatccatcatgcatatcactatttaacaattaaataaaacatacatacttaaattaaattgaatatctcatattcaacttaaaaatccagatttgaatatgattcgaataaatttaaaaattgagatttgaatctcattcaaacaaatttaaaaattcagatttgaatcacattcaaacaactttaaaaattcagatttgaatcacattcaaacatttttaaaaaatcagatttgaatcacattcaaacattttttaaaaaatcagatctgaattttattcaatcaattttaaaaaatcagatttaaatatgattcaaacaactttaaaaatttagatttgaatcacattcaaacaacttttaaaattcagatttgaatcacattcaaacaatttttaaaattctgatttgaatcataatttaatggtgtgattaaaattactaattaaacactttaattagtcaaagaataggccttagatcatacaacaattgcagaattaaaagccaaaccttgaaccacccatggtagccaaaccatgctcaccattgatggtgttttttttaaatatgccgccaccttgctttgcaaccagcaatgatcttttgatctcatgatcaaacacacaattaaatcatataatcaacaatctaaatggcaaatatagtggctctgataccaattgaaggaacggaagcgtgaaaaacacaagtttataccattgaatttaaaatttttcacctaaggtcacatgcatcatgcaagatttatttttatctatttggtttcaatgataaacagcatattaaaactcttttaatatg harbors:
- the LOC110663064 gene encoding zinc finger protein ZAT5-like, translating into MGVMQTPMKKKKKFKNLSELVYLKDFYAFKEVFNNFQALGAHIATHNRNKKMEKVPFDKLGTKEGGVGDKDGKGSSLVAPLVNREKKYRCNLCSKRFLTGQALRGHNNYHRKVARVKAQQSLGSDIL